A single genomic interval of Streptomyces sp. 1222.5 harbors:
- a CDS encoding helix-turn-helix domain-containing protein: MTVRTLPERYLTPADVAELLGVPVETLYQWRRKRTGPPAFRVGRHLRYDPVRLRQWVDGLTEVAA, from the coding sequence ATGACCGTCCGCACGCTTCCCGAGCGGTACCTGACCCCGGCCGACGTCGCCGAGCTGCTCGGTGTTCCGGTCGAGACGCTCTACCAGTGGCGGCGCAAGCGCACAGGTCCTCCGGCCTTCCGCGTCGGCCGGCATCTTCGCTACGACCCTGTCCGGCTTCGTCAGTGGGTCGACGGGCTGACCGAGGTGGCCGCCTGA
- a CDS encoding site-specific integrase, with product MPGHVQERWYKTETGPDGKPMKVKTDRYGSGLRYRARYVGPDGTEKSRSFPDRQKRKAEEWLAETAADMSRGQYVDPKAARMTFQQYAERWITGQTTDLNTRIGVETRLRLHAFPRIGARPLGSFRPVHIREFVRDLENDSIGGTYARNANVRAVLSAAVDDGHLARNPCSAASVRPPAVSTARVVPWLPSQVRAVRDALPERYQAMVSVGSGCGLRQGEIIGLSEDAVQLDGDTLRVTTQVKLIRGVAVFAPPKGNKERDVPLPSSVASALRQHTKSHPPVGIKLPWGRPDGPLTERRLIFTNKAAGIVWRSNFNTHEWKPALASAGLIPTPEPGKPYASARQHGMHALRHFYASVLLDSGESIKAVSEYLGHADPAMTLRVYAHLMPSSSERARRALDAVFDTAQEP from the coding sequence ATGCCCGGCCACGTGCAGGAGCGCTGGTACAAGACCGAGACGGGCCCGGACGGCAAGCCTATGAAGGTGAAGACCGACCGCTACGGCAGCGGCCTCCGCTACCGGGCTCGGTACGTCGGGCCGGACGGCACCGAGAAGAGCCGGTCCTTCCCCGACCGTCAGAAGCGCAAGGCGGAAGAGTGGCTGGCCGAGACGGCTGCCGACATGTCCCGCGGTCAGTACGTCGACCCAAAGGCCGCCCGGATGACCTTCCAGCAGTACGCGGAGCGCTGGATCACCGGGCAGACGACCGACCTGAACACCCGCATCGGAGTGGAGACCCGGCTCCGGCTACACGCCTTCCCTCGCATCGGGGCGCGCCCGCTCGGCTCCTTCCGCCCGGTCCACATCCGCGAGTTCGTGCGCGACCTGGAGAACGACTCGATAGGCGGCACCTACGCCCGCAACGCCAACGTCCGCGCGGTGCTTTCGGCCGCCGTGGATGACGGCCACCTCGCCCGGAATCCGTGCTCGGCGGCATCTGTCCGGCCGCCCGCCGTCTCGACCGCCCGGGTCGTGCCGTGGCTCCCGTCCCAGGTTCGTGCGGTCCGGGACGCTCTGCCCGAGCGGTACCAGGCCATGGTCTCCGTGGGCAGCGGCTGCGGTCTCCGGCAGGGCGAGATCATCGGTCTGTCGGAGGACGCCGTGCAGCTCGACGGAGACACGCTGCGGGTCACCACTCAGGTCAAGCTGATCCGGGGTGTCGCGGTCTTCGCTCCGCCCAAGGGCAACAAGGAGCGGGACGTACCGCTGCCGTCCTCGGTGGCGTCCGCCCTGCGGCAGCACACGAAGAGTCACCCGCCCGTGGGCATCAAGCTGCCGTGGGGCAGGCCGGACGGCCCGTTGACCGAGCGGCGCCTGATCTTCACCAACAAGGCCGCTGGAATCGTCTGGCGCAGCAACTTCAACACCCATGAGTGGAAGCCCGCTCTCGCGTCTGCCGGCCTCATCCCGACGCCCGAACCGGGTAAGCCGTACGCCTCCGCGCGGCAGCACGGGATGCACGCCCTTCGCCACTTCTACGCCTCGGTCCTCCTGGACTCGGGCGAGAGCATCAAGGCCGTGAGCGAGTACCTCGGCCATGCCGATCCGGCGATGACGCTGCGGGTGTACGCCCACTTGATGCCCAGCAGCAGCGAGCGAGCCCGCCGGGCCCTGGACGCGGTCTTCGACACGGCCCAGGAGCCCTGA